In one Hemitrygon akajei chromosome 3, sHemAka1.3, whole genome shotgun sequence genomic region, the following are encoded:
- the pax9 gene encoding paired box protein Pax-9 isoform X1 produces MEPAFGEVNQLGGVFVNGRPLPNAIRLRIVELAQLGIRPCDISRQLRVSHGCVSKILARYNETGSILPGAIGGSKPRVTTPTVVKHIRAYKQRDPGIFAWEIRDRLLADGVCDKYNVPSVSSISRILRNKIGNLSQQNQYESSKTPAHPPPQSALQYNAIYSYSSPITTAAAKIPSSPGVPAIPAHMGIHRTWPSSHSVSDILGIRTLIEQQGAIPISDSSSYPTKVEEWNSINRSHFHSSNQSAVNGLDKSPLEQEVKYTQGPNGLPAVSSFVSASSMAPYPPPTQVSPYMTYSAAASSYMATHGWQHAAGSTISTHSCDLPTPLPFKSIQAAREGRLEDQQFIFTL; encoded by the exons ATGG AGCCAGCGTTTGGAGAGGTAAACCAGTTGGGAGGTGTATTTGTCAACGGCAGACCACTGCCTAATGCCATTCGACTGCGGATAGTTGAACTGGCCCAGCTGGGAATCCGACCCTGTGATATTAGCAGACAGTTAAGAGTTTCACATGGTTGTGTCAGCAAAATCCTAGCTCGGTACAACGAGACTGGTTCCATATTGCCCGGTGCGATCGGTGGGAGCAAGCCCAGAGTGACAACCCCCACAGTGGTCAAACACATTCGAGCATACAAGCAGAGAGACCCAGGGATTTTTGCGTGGGAGATCCGCGACAGACTCTTGGCAGATGGTGTCTGCGACAAGTACAACGTTCCCTCCGTCAGCTCCATCAGCAGAATCCTTCGGAACAAGATCGGGAACTTGTCCCAGCAGAATCAGTACGAGTCGAGCAAGACTCCGGCGCATCCGCCTCCACAGTCGGCTCTTCAGTATAATGCAATTTATTCCTATTCCAGTCCCATCACAACGGCCGCTGCAAAAATACCGTCGTCGCCCGGTGTGCCCGCCATTCCAGCGCACATGGGAATTCACAGGACCTGGCCTTCATCGCACTCCGTCTCCGATATTCTGGGCATCAGAACGTTAATTGAGCAGCAAG GTGCTATTCCCATTAGTGACAGTTCTTCTTATCCTACTAAAGTGGAAGAATGGAACAGTATAAACAGGAGTCACTTCCACTCCTCAAACCAGTCTGCAGTGAATGGACTGGACAAGTCCCCACTGGAGCAGGAAGTCAAATATACTCAG GGTCCCAATGGTTTGCCTGCAGTTAGCAGCTTTGTTTCTGCTTCAAGTATGGCTCCTTATCCTCCACCCACACAAGTATCTCCCTACATGACATACAGTGCAGCTGCTTCCAGCTACATGGCAACCCACGGCTGGCAGCATGCGGCGGGCAGCACAATATCAACGCACAGTTGCGACCTTCCCACACCACTGCCATTTAAAAGCATTCAAGCAGCTAGAGAAG GTAGACTGGAAGATCAACAATTCATCTTTACCTTATGA
- the pax9 gene encoding paired box protein Pax-9 isoform X3, whose protein sequence is MEPAFGEVNQLGGVFVNGRPLPNAIRLRIVELAQLGIRPCDISRQLRVSHGCVSKILARYNETGSILPGAIGGSKPRVTTPTVVKHIRAYKQRDPGIFAWEIRDRLLADGVCDKYNVPSVSSISRILRNKIGNLSQQNQYESSKTPAHPPPQSALQYNAIYSYSSPITTAAAKIPSSPGVPAIPAHMGIHRTWPSSHSVSDILGIRTLIEQQGAIPISDSSSYPTKVEEWNSINRSHFHSSNQSAVNGLDKSPLEQEVKYTQGPNGLPAVSSFVSASSMAPYPPPTQVSPYMTYSAAASSYMATHGWQHAAGSTISTHSCDLPTPLPFKSIQAAREVNARNK, encoded by the exons ATGG AGCCAGCGTTTGGAGAGGTAAACCAGTTGGGAGGTGTATTTGTCAACGGCAGACCACTGCCTAATGCCATTCGACTGCGGATAGTTGAACTGGCCCAGCTGGGAATCCGACCCTGTGATATTAGCAGACAGTTAAGAGTTTCACATGGTTGTGTCAGCAAAATCCTAGCTCGGTACAACGAGACTGGTTCCATATTGCCCGGTGCGATCGGTGGGAGCAAGCCCAGAGTGACAACCCCCACAGTGGTCAAACACATTCGAGCATACAAGCAGAGAGACCCAGGGATTTTTGCGTGGGAGATCCGCGACAGACTCTTGGCAGATGGTGTCTGCGACAAGTACAACGTTCCCTCCGTCAGCTCCATCAGCAGAATCCTTCGGAACAAGATCGGGAACTTGTCCCAGCAGAATCAGTACGAGTCGAGCAAGACTCCGGCGCATCCGCCTCCACAGTCGGCTCTTCAGTATAATGCAATTTATTCCTATTCCAGTCCCATCACAACGGCCGCTGCAAAAATACCGTCGTCGCCCGGTGTGCCCGCCATTCCAGCGCACATGGGAATTCACAGGACCTGGCCTTCATCGCACTCCGTCTCCGATATTCTGGGCATCAGAACGTTAATTGAGCAGCAAG GTGCTATTCCCATTAGTGACAGTTCTTCTTATCCTACTAAAGTGGAAGAATGGAACAGTATAAACAGGAGTCACTTCCACTCCTCAAACCAGTCTGCAGTGAATGGACTGGACAAGTCCCCACTGGAGCAGGAAGTCAAATATACTCAG GGTCCCAATGGTTTGCCTGCAGTTAGCAGCTTTGTTTCTGCTTCAAGTATGGCTCCTTATCCTCCACCCACACAAGTATCTCCCTACATGACATACAGTGCAGCTGCTTCCAGCTACATGGCAACCCACGGCTGGCAGCATGCGGCGGGCAGCACAATATCAACGCACAGTTGCGACCTTCCCACACCACTGCCATTTAAAAGCATTCAAGCAGCTAGAGAAG taAATGCgagaaataaatga
- the pax9 gene encoding paired box protein Pax-9 isoform X2, protein MEPAFGEVNQLGGVFVNGRPLPNAIRLRIVELAQLGIRPCDISRQLRVSHGCVSKILARYNETGSILPGAIGGSKPRVTTPTVVKHIRAYKQRDPGIFAWEIRDRLLADGVCDKYNVPSVSSISRILRNKIGNLSQQNQYESSKTPAHPPPQSALQYNAIYSYSSPITTAAAKIPSSPGVPAIPAHMGIHRTWPSSHSVSDILGIRTLIEQQGAIPISDSSSYPTKVEEWNSINRSHFHSSNQSAVNGLDKSPLEQEVKYTQGPNGLPAVSSFVSASSMAPYPPPTQVSPYMTYSAAASSYMATHGWQHAAGSTISTHSCDLPTPLPFKSIQAAREGSHSIAASAL, encoded by the exons ATGG AGCCAGCGTTTGGAGAGGTAAACCAGTTGGGAGGTGTATTTGTCAACGGCAGACCACTGCCTAATGCCATTCGACTGCGGATAGTTGAACTGGCCCAGCTGGGAATCCGACCCTGTGATATTAGCAGACAGTTAAGAGTTTCACATGGTTGTGTCAGCAAAATCCTAGCTCGGTACAACGAGACTGGTTCCATATTGCCCGGTGCGATCGGTGGGAGCAAGCCCAGAGTGACAACCCCCACAGTGGTCAAACACATTCGAGCATACAAGCAGAGAGACCCAGGGATTTTTGCGTGGGAGATCCGCGACAGACTCTTGGCAGATGGTGTCTGCGACAAGTACAACGTTCCCTCCGTCAGCTCCATCAGCAGAATCCTTCGGAACAAGATCGGGAACTTGTCCCAGCAGAATCAGTACGAGTCGAGCAAGACTCCGGCGCATCCGCCTCCACAGTCGGCTCTTCAGTATAATGCAATTTATTCCTATTCCAGTCCCATCACAACGGCCGCTGCAAAAATACCGTCGTCGCCCGGTGTGCCCGCCATTCCAGCGCACATGGGAATTCACAGGACCTGGCCTTCATCGCACTCCGTCTCCGATATTCTGGGCATCAGAACGTTAATTGAGCAGCAAG GTGCTATTCCCATTAGTGACAGTTCTTCTTATCCTACTAAAGTGGAAGAATGGAACAGTATAAACAGGAGTCACTTCCACTCCTCAAACCAGTCTGCAGTGAATGGACTGGACAAGTCCCCACTGGAGCAGGAAGTCAAATATACTCAG GGTCCCAATGGTTTGCCTGCAGTTAGCAGCTTTGTTTCTGCTTCAAGTATGGCTCCTTATCCTCCACCCACACAAGTATCTCCCTACATGACATACAGTGCAGCTGCTTCCAGCTACATGGCAACCCACGGCTGGCAGCATGCGGCGGGCAGCACAATATCAACGCACAGTTGCGACCTTCCCACACCACTGCCATTTAAAAGCATTCAAGCAGCTAGAGAAGGTAGCCATTCGATTGCAGCCTCTGCATTGTAG